The following DNA comes from Miscanthus floridulus cultivar M001 chromosome 5, ASM1932011v1, whole genome shotgun sequence.
GGGAACACAGTTTTGGAGTTAACGTACATGGGTTTTTGGATTTCAATGAATCAAAAGATTAAGGTTTGGCAGGTGAATGGGCCGCTCCTCGGATAACGCGTAAGATTTTCACCTGTAGGGGCTGTTTGGAAGACTGGTATTACGTCTAATACCTTTGTaatttagggtgtgtttggttacaTGAATATCCATGTTTGGTTGAATGGACAAGCTAAATCTGGATATCCACAATAAGGACCCTGTTTGCTTGGAGGAATTTGAagaaatctggaggaatttgtgagcgTGAACAATGAAATTCAGCTGTGAACAGTGAAATTCGGCTGATTTTTGTACCAGCCGCACGCAGCCAAGAAATATTCTAGGTAGATGCTGGATATCGTGGCCCTGAAAAATCTAGCGGATGAGGATATCCACATGTTGATTAACGTATGTTTTGTGTGTCAACTAGAGTAGTATagtgctaattaacatattttatttttaattagtgATTATAATGACAAGATTAGTATCGGTGCATATTTATTAGTGtataattagttgttattatttttaaataatagatataattagtTAAGTATTATCATCACATGCAATCTCATCCATCAACAAAATTGAAAAATAGCTCGCCCCATCCATCCAACTAAACAGATAACATAAATATTCATATCCCGAAATCCATAGATAGTCATATCCTATCCACTCTTGTGCTCGAACAAACACCACCCTTACATGCCCTAGTAATTTTCGGACGTGCCTGGAAAAACATTGCTTGGATGTATGGTATTTATAAAAAAGTTCCTGGCGGTTTGGCTCATTCCAACCgggatttttttttctcgatAACTATCGGGCGTGGCTTGATAGGCGGCAGCGGTCTACACTCTCCAGCGGTCCTACAGTGGCACGGTCGGCCCTGAGGGTGGGCAAGCGGGGCGGCCGCCCTGGCCCCAATCGCACGGCCCCCATCCAGATATACACTTAGTACGTAGCTATATTAATACATGGTTTGGTTGGCTCGTGAAGGGCCACGACAACCTAGCATATTGGCGCTCGCGATTTGTTTGTCGACTCTGCGACTGCGACTTCTCATCTCGGAACCAAATCACAAATCACGAACACAGCGCAGCAACTGCGATGCAATCACCCAACTCAACGGTGGCGCCGCGGCGGGCGGCCAACTCGAAGTGAGACTCCAACGAGGCATATGTAGGTTCGTATGAACTAGGTATGCACTGATATTCGAAGTCCCCTAAATCACCCCCAACGGGCTATGCAAGCGCCGGGACGTCCGAACAGGACGCCCGCGCAGCCTGCCCCCGTGCGCTGATGCTGATTTTTATTCCCGCCCACACGCACATATGCCTTGTCGTAGCGCCCACGCGTTCAGACGACTCGCCTCGCCACACAACACACCCTGTCCGCCTGGATTCGAAGCCGCCCGCCTCGTCCCGTACGCCCACCCTGCCCCCGTCACGGCCCATTCTTCGGCGCCTGTGCCATGCCACCATCACTCCCTACGCCTGTTGACTCTCCAAACAGtatgaaacacgtgcaacatgaaaCATTTGAATGCAACATCCGTATAAAacggatgaaacatttagaacatatacttgcaacatatgtgtgaaacatatgcaactttagATAAGATACTTGTAACTTGCGACCatgaaaacatgtactgcaacataagactgaaacaactgaaaAATTTAAAATATATTCTTGCAACATATAcgtgtgaaacatgtgcaacatccagatcagaacgcttacaacatacgtctggaacaaatgaaacacttgcaacatgcctctgaaacacttgcaatatatgcatatcactgatctacttttgcaacatccatataaaacaattgtaacatacctcagaaacatttgcaatatgtgcaacatccctgATCTACTTCTACaccatccatatgaaacaattataatatacctctgaaacacttaacatacgcttgcaacatgcgcttccaTCACAATACCTCGTTGCTGAAGTTGTGCTTCACCATGGCTAAGGTGTTGttcatgtgttttttttcttAAATGCCCAAAAGATTCCCGTGATTCATGTGTacaacaccctaaaattttgttTCGTTCTGGGCCCCTAAAAATTTAGGACCGGCCCAGCGGCGGCGAAACGAGATGCAGCAACGGGATGCGCACAGCCGAGAGCTACGGGCTCCTTGGGGGCCACCCCTTCCCTCCCGTCGGCAAGCTGGTGAACTCCCATGGCGATGCCTCGCTTAGCGACGGCGGCAGCTCGTGGTATTCCTCGCCTGGATGCAGCGAGGGCGATGGTGGCGGGGATGTCTCCAGACTTCAGAGGGCAGAGACGGAGGAGTAGGCACTGGCGGCAGCGGCGTCCGTGGCATGGATGCCTCGCTGGGCAAGCAGGCACGGACGGCGGCAGCAGCCTCTCTGGACGCCATGGTCCAGGGCCGATGCCTCGCGTGGTCGTTGGACGCCAAGGAAGGGACGCGGAGCGGGGAGGACAGGAGTTGCCGTTGCCGTGTTCCATTGGCTATGTTTAGCCAAACAATaatttactccctccattcaaaaATTAGGGGCGTATTTGGGTGTGCCGCGATGACCAAGGAAAGCTGGCGCATGCAGGATTGCTCCTTAAATAGCTGTTTCCATTTACTCCGCCCGCGTCTGTTGGATTGCCGAGCAAACAGTCCGCTAACCCCGCCCAAAACGCCGTTAGCGCGCGTGCTCAGCTTTCCTTTTCACCGCCCGAAatcttctttctttccttttcacCATGCCTGGCATCGCGCGCGCAATTCTCTTCCTTCCCTATTGACGGCGCGAAATTTTCATCCTTTCCTTTTCACCATGCACACAACGCACtcaaatctctcttcttttcgttttTCTTCTTCGCGGCAACCAAATTTCAAAAGGAAATTTCATTTGCCGCCAGTGCTCCGCGACAGACATCTCATTTAGGTTTGCACGGTCTACATATAAGACCACTGAACCCTTCCATCTCTCTCCATCTCACACTCATGCTGTACTACAACCATGCCTGGGCTAGAGATCGATTTGAACCAAAATCCATCAGAATCAGACTTAGAAAATCCCATAGCTTGGGATGAGATAGAGGAGTGGGATGGCCCTGCCAATGAACTCGATTATGCCATGGTCTGGAATGATGAGAATCAAGGTGAGTACCTAATCATGATCCTCGATCTGCTGTGCCTTCCCTCTGTGCATGATCTGAACTTTTTTGATTCTGTGTTCCATATCTTAGGTCATGGCCAAGGATCAGATGGAGAACAAGATGATGCTCCAGCAGATGGAGAACAAGATGATGCTCCAGCAGATGGCGTCCAAGTAGTGGGTTTTTCAAATGGTGATTTTCAGTTTCCTGTACTAATAATCCCTTTAGATCAACTACCTTTGTTTCTTAGGTGATCTTATTTCTTTGACGATGAATAGTATGCATATGTTACAGGTTCCAATAACAATAGACGGAGGTACTATCCTGATGATTTGAAGATCGCCATATACCTAGAGCTACTGGCAAAAACTGATCCTCCTAGGCTAAAACATGGGGTTTCAAAGTACGTTGCAGATAAATTTGAGGTGCCTCTAAGACTTGTGCAGAAAATTTGGAAAAAAGGAAAAGATGGTGGAATAAATAATGTTGTGAACAAGTGGTCTAAGAATTGTGGTAGGAAAAGAATAGAAATAGACATGGAAACGATATTCCGGTTGTTTCCTCGTGCACAAGAAATTACATCCGAAAGCAAATTGCAGGTGAAATAATTTATAAAacttccaaacagggcctaaggcaTAAGATTACAGAAAGATTATAGGTGGCCCACTATCAAATGAACATACCATTAGATCTAAAGAGAATAAATCATCCAACGGTTCTAATATATAGAAGGTGGGTATGAAATTTTGGATGACAACTATTTTTCAATTCTTTAGCTCTTTTATACTAGTAGACTAGACTAGACTAGAATAGATATAGATACAGTTGCATATGCAAAACAGCAAACCAACGCGGAAGTAACTTTCACGTACGTCAGGATCCAATTAACATAATTACTATATATAATTATAAATTTTATAGAAATATTAAATGCACTTTTGAAAATGGCCCCACAGGCCACAGCTGTACCTGGATCCGCCACTGTTTAACGTCAGCGACGACTCAAGGAGTCAAGGTGCTAAGTCTTCGCTTTGTGCACAGCTAGCAAATGGAAATTGCGTGGGACATGGACAAAGTTGTCCCATGGACAAAAGCGTGGCGAATACCGAGCCCAGTGGAAGAGAAATTTCATGTGACCTTCTTGATGGCTTGTGAACAAGCAGAAACTGTCGAGCACACTGGAAGCGAAATTTCGTGGTGACCTCCTTGATGGCTTGTCTGCAGGCAACAAACTCTCGCCCAACTCTGTATAAATGGATGTCCCAGCTGCTGGTAAGAACTCGCGCGAAGCAAGCAAGCCTTGGCGCTAGGATACTTCATGGACTATGGCAAACCGCTCGTGAAGGGTGAGCTCAAACTCTCCCTAAATCCTCCTTGCGCCGAAGACAACCCCACTCCCACCGGAGCCTCCTCTGATGGCTCGTCAGCCTGCGCCTCGGCCGTCGCCCTGTCCTTTCTCGGGCTCAACAGCGTGATAGCCATCTACCACTCGAGACACGATCCCCGGTCCATACTATTTGTAACCGTCTCCTTCTTCTGCGTCGTCTTTCTCTTCCACCTGCTTCGTGTGTTCGAGAGATTGTCCCCGGAATCGCCCAGGAGGTTGCAGGTGAAGGCGGCAGTATGGGCCCTCACCACCACCCTGACGGTCATGTTTTCCGGCAGAGTTGCCCCGTTGATGCCCGCGCCTGTCGCCGCCGTCGTGTGGTCGATGGCCGCGGTGACCATCCTTGCGGGCTTCTACTTGTTCTTCGTATGCCCAGacgccgcctccaccgccgccgccgagaagCCGGCCTGCAAGGTTGGCGAAGGCCCGTAGATAGTTTTTGTGTGGACTCCCTCGGAGATTTCACGATGGAAGTA
Coding sequences within:
- the LOC136452784 gene encoding uncharacterized protein, producing the protein MPGLEIDLNQNPSESDLENPIAWDEIEEWDGPANELDYAMVWNDENQGHGQGSDGEQDDAPADGEQDDAPADGVQVVGFSNGSNNNRRRYYPDDLKIAIYLELLAKTDPPRLKHGVSKYVADKFEVPLRLVQKIWKKGKDGGINNVVNKWSKNCGRKRIEIDMETIFRLFPRAQEITSESKLQVK
- the LOC136452785 gene encoding uncharacterized protein, whose amino-acid sequence is MDYGKPLVKGELKLSLNPPCAEDNPTPTGASSDGSSACASAVALSFLGLNSVIAIYHSRHDPRSILFVTVSFFCVVFLFHLLRVFERLSPESPRRLQVKAAVWALTTTLTVMFSGRVAPLMPAPVAAVVWSMAAVTILAGFYLFFVCPDAASTAAAEKPACKVGEGP